The genomic DNA GCGTGAGGTTTTTTTTCACCGCAGCAGCCTTCAGGGACTTAACTTCGATACGTTGAAGGAAGGTGATACGGTGGAGTTTGAGATCGAGGACGGCCCCAAGGGTCCCAGGGCTGCTTCGGTCCGGGCCGCGGAATAGGGCGCTCGCTCCTTGCAGTTTCCAAGCAATGGAAATCTGGAACAACGCGGACGGACCGTTTGAAGCCGCGACCTTGCAGGGAAGGGTCCTCCGTCATCCGAGGTGATTGCGGCGGCTACCTTGAAACCTGCACGTGCTGTTCGCCCGCGTGCAGTTCCAGCTTTTGTCCTCCCCACGCAAGCCAGCCTGTAGTGCCCTGAGGCAGCGTGATATCAGCGGCCAGGAGGTCATCGTGCCGGTCGTATTTCACCACGATGCTGCCTTGAGGGACGGGGACCGTGGCCGAAAGATGATCGAGCGTCCCCAGGTGCGGCTGGATCAAAACCTTGTTGAAGCCCGGCGCGGCGGGTCCTATTCCTGCCACCGTGTTGAGGAAGTCGAAGTTCGGATGGGCGCTCCAGGCGTGGCAGTCGGACCGCACGGGTTCGGGTTCCTCTGCCCAGGTGGTCAGGCCAAGATCGAGCATCTGCCGCCAGGGCCCAAGCAGGTTGAGATAATCATTGCCCAGCCCAACTTTCTTAAGGGCGCGGAACAGATAGAACCGAAAGTAGTATGAGCACTGGGCGAGTGTAGAATCCGTCAAAACCTTCTGCATGACGCCTTTCTGTTGCTGCTCGGGGATGGCGTTGGCAAGGACGCCCAGGATGCTGGCATGCTGGCTGAAGCTCTGGCGCGCGGGAGTGTCCGCCAGCAGGCGGCGTGCCGGATCCCAGCACTTGTCGTAAACGGCGCGTGCAATTTTTGCCGCCATAGCGCGGTCCTGTTCCGCGAAGTTCTTGTTGCCGATACTCGATTCCAGGTCGGCGGCGTCTTGGAGGGCCGCGACAAATTGCAGCGTCAGGATTGAAGATTGCCCGTCCGCTTCTTCCGGAGGCACGCCATCTTTGAACTGCGGAGTCCAGTCAACAAAGTTCCACCATTCGAGCCGTCCCAGCAGGCCGGACGGACCCATCCGGCGTTCAAACCAGCCGAGGACGTCCCTCATGCCGGGAAGGTACTGCTGGAGAAATGCCGTATCGCCGTGATACCACCAAAGGTCATGCATCATGCCGATCCAGAAGAGAGAAAACGGCGGAATGAACTGCGGCAGACGCGATGGGTAGCGGCTTTGCGTGATGCCTTCAGGAATGCGCGACTCGTTCAGCAGTTCGATGGCATTCTTCGCCAGACGGTCGTCACCCGTCATGTAGAGCGATATCAATATCTGGATTCGCGTGTCACCGCCGTACTGCAATCGTTCATAGTACGGGCAGTCCATATAGGTTGTGTGGGCGCAAAGCCGCGCAGTGCGCCAGCCGACCTCCCACATCTTCTGGAGGGTTGGGTCTCCGCTGTCAAAGCTGGCCTCGACGGTGAAGGGGTAGGCGGTGAAAATCCCGCGAAGGTCATCGAGCGTGAGCGGTTCGTCGCCGGTCCTTATCGCGAGCTGCAGGTAACGGTAAGTGCGCCACCAGAGTGTCCGGAACATTCGCTGCTGGCCGCCATCGGGAAGAAACTGGTCCTGCATCCCCAGCATCTTCTTGCCCTGGATGTCGTTCCGGTTTCCCTTGTCGCGGCCTTTCCACAACGCCTCCGCATAGGTCAGCGTGATCACCGAGCCCTTTCCGCCACTGACCACGAGTTCCGGATAGGCGGTTGTTTCAAAGCTCTGGTCGAAAAGCACCGTGGTGGTTGTGTTGGCCGGGACCGTCACCGGCGAACCTCCTTGCAGAAAGGCGTCCGGGACCTCGACGCCCTGCGACCTCCTCACGCTGGCCAGACGCTGAAGTCTCTGTTCCATCATGGGGATGGTGCGCGGCACCAGCATCCACGGCGAGTGGCTGTCCTGAATTCCGCGTGGCCCTCCTTCGACGAGCATTTCCGCCGGTTTCCAGCTCGAATCGTCAAATCCCACATCCTGCCATCCCCAGGGAACGCGGGATGCGTCAACGCGAATCCCCGGACCCACCACCATATAGAAGGGAATTGTCTTGCGGTCGATAGGGATCATCCGGACAGCCTGACTCTCCAGAACCTTCCAGCTTGCGTTTGTATTGACCTCTGCTTCCTGAGCGGTGTCGCCCTGCACGATCAATCCCGTCTCATGGCTCATCTGAGCCATGGGGGCGAGTTCGGCAAAGTTCCAGACGATGGCGGCGATAGTGTTATGTCCGGTCTGGAGGTGGCTGGCGATGTCGAGCGTTTCGTACCGCCAATGGAACAGGTCGCCTCGCGCCGGGCCTGTGGAGACTCGCGTACTGTTTACAAAAAGCTGGTAATGGTTGTCGGCGCTCACGTGAATGACAAAATGCTCCGGCTTGCTCGAAAGCGAGAACTCTTTTCGGAAATAATAGACCCCAAACTCGCGATGCGGGCTGCCGGGACACGCAATCCATTGGGCTGTCCAGTGCTGATGGAGGATGGCAGGGTTTGACTCGCCGGAACTGGAACTCATGGAAGGGAACGTGCTCAGAAAGAGTGCAACAAAAATCAATGCTCGAGTACGGCTCGCGCTCATGACGGGAATCTCCTGAAGCTTGAGTCTTGCCGCGCACTGCAACTGGCATTACGACGGATGCTGAATCAGTTCAAGGCGGCGATTATGGCTATTTCACGTCTGGAAGTCAAAGGAGAAAGCCCGAATGTGCGCGGGGCAGTTTGAGCCGGGAAGAGTGCAGGGGAGAGGGGTAATGAGGTTGAACAGATCGGGCGAAAGCAATCTATCGACGAGGTATCAACTGGAACGACGGCGGGAAACGTGCGGGCACACAAGCTGGAAGGAGTCGAGATGGCTGTCATCCGGCGCCAGCCATTCTGCTCATCGTCCCTGAAGCTGATTATTATTCATGTGGTCGCTTAATTCTGTTGGAACGGCGAGTGTTCCTGAAACTTCTCCTCTTCCAATCTGTGAAACAATCAGCCGAAGAGGGTACTTGCTCCGTGAAGTGTAGAACTGCACGATTTCATTGAGGGCGCGGTCTTTCAACACAACGGACTTGTCATCCACCATCATGCGAACGGTGTAGTGCTGCTCTCTGACGCTGGTGGATTCCAGCTCCATTGGGATTGGGCCGATACGATGGAGACCCGCTCCCTTTGAGAGCGTGAAGGAGACATCGGACGCTTGCACCCTTTCCAGAAGGTAGTTAACGCCATTCTGCGTCTGCTGGATGGCTGAGCGCTGCGTATCGAGTTCGCCCACGACGTTGCCCAGGCGGTCGGTTGCTGCACGCCATTCATCATGGCTGGCTGCGAGGTTTCCCTGTATCGCATTCAGCTCTTTAGTGGGGACCGTCTGGCCGTTGGTAGCCGGTGCTTTGGTTGCAAGCTCTGGCGCCTTCACCGAAGCGGGCGCCGTGGCAGCAAGCTTTGTCGATATCGATCGACTGCTTGTGGAATGACTTGGATCGCTGGCAGGCGTTTCGCCGCGAAGGCGAGCACCAGGCCGCGCCAAAGATGCAGCCAGCAGACTGCTCTGGCCGGGGGCCGCTTTGGCGGTGGTCGTGCCGGGCGTTCGTCTGCCGGGCGCCGCGTGCCTTCGCCTTTCAAGTTCGTTCACGCGGTCCTGCATCGACTTCAGTCTGGTCTGGAGCTCCGCGATTCGGGCTTTGTCGGCGGCGTCTGAAGGGCCTTTGCCGCCAGCCTTCACGTACCGGTAGGTGGCAAAAGCCGACAGTGCGGCAACGAGCAATAGCACCAAGCCTCCTGGCAGCGGAGATCTCGACAGAGGAGGTTTCGGCTCAACCTTTTTAACGAACACCTGCCTGTCAAATACTGGACCGCCCATGCTCAACTCCCTGCTTTAGTGCAGCCCAATCTTCACGGTAGTCGGATAAAGCTGTTTGAGAGGCAGCAGGAACTCTCTTGTCTCGTTCGGCAGGAGATCAATCTCCTGCTCTGCATGGTCCATCCGTGGTCCGTTCATCGCCACGTCATATTGACCAGGAGGCAGGACCAGCAGAATCGGTGTTTTGCCCACTGGTTTGCCATCAATCTTCACGTCGGCATGGGTTGGTGTCGAACGGAGCATGAGCTTGGCCGCGTTCTTGCCGGCCTGTTTCTCCAGCACTTTTCGGTTTTCCGCCA from Terriglobia bacterium includes the following:
- a CDS encoding cold shock domain-containing protein — its product is MQGTIKRVVRDRGFGFIRSAEGREVFFHRSSLQGLNFDTLKEGDTVEFEIEDGPKGPRAASVRAAE
- a CDS encoding alpha-L-rhamnosidase C-terminal domain-containing protein produces the protein MSASRTRALIFVALFLSTFPSMSSSSGESNPAILHQHWTAQWIACPGSPHREFGVYYFRKEFSLSSKPEHFVIHVSADNHYQLFVNSTRVSTGPARGDLFHWRYETLDIASHLQTGHNTIAAIVWNFAELAPMAQMSHETGLIVQGDTAQEAEVNTNASWKVLESQAVRMIPIDRKTIPFYMVVGPGIRVDASRVPWGWQDVGFDDSSWKPAEMLVEGGPRGIQDSHSPWMLVPRTIPMMEQRLQRLASVRRSQGVEVPDAFLQGGSPVTVPANTTTTVLFDQSFETTAYPELVVSGGKGSVITLTYAEALWKGRDKGNRNDIQGKKMLGMQDQFLPDGGQQRMFRTLWWRTYRYLQLAIRTGDEPLTLDDLRGIFTAYPFTVEASFDSGDPTLQKMWEVGWRTARLCAHTTYMDCPYYERLQYGGDTRIQILISLYMTGDDRLAKNAIELLNESRIPEGITQSRYPSRLPQFIPPFSLFWIGMMHDLWWYHGDTAFLQQYLPGMRDVLGWFERRMGPSGLLGRLEWWNFVDWTPQFKDGVPPEEADGQSSILTLQFVAALQDAADLESSIGNKNFAEQDRAMAAKIARAVYDKCWDPARRLLADTPARQSFSQHASILGVLANAIPEQQQKGVMQKVLTDSTLAQCSYYFRFYLFRALKKVGLGNDYLNLLGPWRQMLDLGLTTWAEEPEPVRSDCHAWSAHPNFDFLNTVAGIGPAAPGFNKVLIQPHLGTLDHLSATVPVPQGSIVVKYDRHDDLLAADITLPQGTTGWLAWGGQKLELHAGEQHVQVSR